A single genomic interval of Koleobacter methoxysyntrophicus harbors:
- a CDS encoding GIY-YIG nuclease family protein yields MIKHFVYILECSDATLYTGYTTEPERRVKEHNEGRGAKYTRGRRPVKLVYLEGFSDKSEAVKREKEIKKLPREKKLSLIRKN; encoded by the coding sequence ATGATAAAACATTTCGTTTATATCCTTGAGTGCAGTGATGCTACTTTATATACCGGATATACCACAGAACCGGAAAGGCGAGTAAAGGAACACAATGAAGGCCGGGGGGCAAAATACACTAGAGGAAGAAGACCGGTAAAACTGGTATACCTGGAAGGATTCAGCGATAAATCAGAAGCGGTGAAGCGGGAAAAAGAGATTAAGAAACTGCCAAGAGAAAAGAAGCTGAGTTTGATACGAAAAAATTAA
- a CDS encoding tRNA1(Val) (adenine(37)-N6)-methyltransferase, whose amino-acid sequence MKRDILLKETERLDDLLCHGLKIIQDREDFCFSLDAVLLANFVTVKKGERVIDLGTGSGVIPLLLSAKTGASYIAGVEIQERVAERARRSVRYNGLEERVKILTMDLKDAPQLLENDFDVVVTNPPYMEVGRGFINPQESKAISKHEIKCSLEDVIRVGAFLLKSKGRFAIVHKPERLVDLMCLMRKYALEPKKIKFAHPKVGKAPNILLIEALKGGKPQLKFCDPVYIHKEDGTYTDELMGIFYGPQEKV is encoded by the coding sequence TTGAAACGGGATATACTGTTAAAAGAAACGGAACGGCTGGATGACCTGCTGTGCCATGGTTTAAAAATAATTCAGGACAGAGAGGACTTCTGCTTTTCGCTGGATGCCGTCCTCCTGGCCAATTTTGTAACGGTAAAAAAGGGTGAAAGGGTTATAGATCTGGGAACGGGAAGCGGGGTTATTCCCCTTCTCCTTTCGGCGAAAACCGGGGCTTCATATATAGCTGGTGTGGAAATCCAGGAAAGGGTAGCAGAAAGGGCTAGAAGGAGCGTTCGATACAATGGGCTTGAGGAAAGGGTTAAAATCCTAACTATGGATTTAAAAGATGCACCGCAACTGCTGGAAAACGACTTCGATGTAGTTGTTACTAATCCCCCTTATATGGAGGTGGGTAGGGGGTTTATCAACCCCCAGGAATCGAAAGCTATTTCTAAACATGAGATCAAGTGCAGCCTGGAAGACGTGATCAGGGTCGGGGCCTTTCTCCTTAAAAGCAAAGGGCGTTTTGCTATAGTTCACAAACCCGAGAGGCTTGTTGATTTAATGTGCCTGATGCGGAAATATGCCCTTGAACCTAAAAAAATTAAATTTGCCCATCCCAAAGTAGGTAAAGCCCCCAATATCCTCCTGATAGAAGCCCTGAAGGGCGGCAAACCACAGCTTAAATTCTGTGACCCGGTATATATACACAAAGAGGACGGTACTTATACCGATGAGCTCATGGGCATCTTTTACGGACCTCAAGAAAAGGTATAA
- a CDS encoding glycerate kinase encodes MKKIVVAPDSFKGSMTSREICDIVEGVVKEEAPQIAVVKVPIADGGEGTVDAFLTSAGGKKVFVEVTGPCFERTRAFYGILPDEKTAVIEMAAASGLPLVRGKKDPSVTTTYGTGELIKNALERGCSRIIIGIGGSATNDGGIGMAAALGVKFLDERGNDVELTGRGLERLHKIDTRGLDPRLKEAEVIVACDVDNPLHGPEGAAYVYAPQKGADEEMVRYLDSNLKHYSDVLKNHLDFDVQSVKGAGAAGGLGAGLVAFAGGKLKPGIDVILEAVRFEEIISDADLIITGEGRIDGQSLRGKAPVGVAKRAAKKGIPVLVLAGDVDDSAEKLYEYGITSILSINRSIIPLDRAIARSKDSLKHTVRAVIRLLANPTQNRIPLLKRNYHG; translated from the coding sequence TTGAAAAAAATTGTTGTTGCACCCGATTCCTTCAAAGGCAGCATGACTTCTAGAGAAATCTGTGATATAGTGGAAGGGGTGGTAAAAGAGGAAGCCCCTCAAATTGCGGTAGTGAAGGTGCCCATTGCAGACGGAGGGGAAGGGACTGTAGATGCGTTTTTAACATCGGCAGGAGGGAAAAAGGTTTTTGTTGAAGTTACAGGTCCCTGCTTTGAAAGGACCAGGGCCTTTTATGGCATACTCCCGGATGAAAAGACTGCCGTAATAGAAATGGCTGCCGCCTCGGGTCTTCCCCTGGTAAGGGGCAAAAAAGACCCTTCGGTTACTACAACTTACGGCACCGGAGAACTTATTAAAAATGCCCTTGAGAGGGGATGCAGCAGGATTATTATAGGTATAGGCGGTAGTGCAACTAATGATGGAGGCATCGGCATGGCCGCAGCACTAGGGGTAAAATTCCTTGATGAAAGAGGGAATGATGTGGAACTGACAGGGAGGGGCTTAGAAAGACTTCACAAAATAGATACACGCGGCTTAGACCCCAGGTTAAAGGAGGCTGAAGTAATTGTGGCATGTGATGTGGATAATCCCCTGCACGGCCCAGAAGGGGCTGCATATGTTTATGCCCCGCAGAAGGGCGCCGATGAAGAGATGGTCCGATATCTGGATTCCAATTTAAAACACTATTCGGATGTCCTGAAAAACCACCTTGATTTTGATGTTCAATCGGTTAAAGGAGCAGGGGCTGCCGGCGGCCTCGGTGCAGGTCTTGTTGCTTTTGCGGGCGGTAAGTTAAAACCGGGGATAGATGTGATTCTTGAGGCGGTGAGGTTTGAAGAGATAATCTCTGATGCCGACCTAATCATAACCGGTGAAGGCAGGATAGACGGCCAGAGCCTGAGGGGCAAAGCTCCCGTTGGTGTTGCTAAAAGGGCTGCTAAAAAGGGCATCCCTGTCCTGGTTTTAGCGGGAGATGTAGACGATAGCGCTGAAAAACTCTATGAATACGGTATTACCTCAATTTTAAGCATCAACAGGAGCATAATCCCTCTGGATAGAGCCATTGCCAGGTCGAAGGATTCACTCAAGCATACCGTAAGGGCTGTAATACGTCTCTTAGCCAACCCGACGCAGAACCGTATACCTTTACTGAAAAGGAACTATCACGGGTAG
- a CDS encoding methyl-accepting chemotaxis protein: MSNSTFILSILLLTLVGIFGAVVFRRQAGLISDLADFLKAYSKGNFYFNIDTEKFKNGFRILKNPLKELQDSMRKWVHQILKSSVEISLAAQEINRKSVESDNRIDILNEKTSKFLQDVSAVNDSISNCAAISQELYSSNNELAETSGKAIKSTQAAAENIENSISSLKRAVNLIEERSNEIRTIAREIFNLQDISKKIVAISDSINDISQQINLLSLNASIEAARAGISGSGFVVVANEIKKLAGETSSFSKEIVELVDRIAKSIKSASELMEGTVKKMGMEKEITDEAQKGIGSITSSINEIQNLIDTISESLKTQSLATEQMTNNIQEVANFSTSLADTMKTIESILNEQREYIKTNTRSSLSLLNTVNELEKFSRSFDDTLGKMLLKVAESFSEIYAREKEQMDVGRLKEVIKKYGVTTICVTDEDGVIILSNQENEIGFRFPDDEKTQAGEFRKILKDRNLKVVQKLQKRSIDGRIYKYVGVSRTDQKGIIQAALSIDDIFNLTI; encoded by the coding sequence ATGAGCAATTCAACCTTTATATTGTCAATTTTATTGCTGACCCTCGTCGGCATATTCGGTGCTGTGGTTTTTAGAAGGCAGGCAGGTTTAATATCAGACCTTGCCGATTTTCTAAAGGCCTATTCAAAAGGCAATTTCTATTTTAATATAGATACGGAGAAATTTAAAAACGGCTTCAGGATTTTAAAAAATCCGCTAAAAGAACTCCAGGATTCTATGAGAAAATGGGTTCACCAGATATTGAAATCATCTGTGGAAATTTCACTGGCAGCTCAGGAAATTAACAGGAAATCCGTTGAATCCGATAACAGAATTGATATTCTTAATGAAAAGACCTCAAAATTTTTACAGGATGTTTCGGCAGTAAATGACAGTATCAGCAACTGTGCAGCCATATCCCAAGAACTGTATAGCAGCAACAATGAACTGGCTGAAACCTCCGGCAAGGCTATCAAAAGTACCCAGGCTGCTGCAGAGAATATTGAGAACAGTATTAGTTCTTTAAAAAGGGCGGTAAACCTTATAGAAGAAAGGAGCAATGAAATAAGGACCATAGCCCGGGAGATTTTTAACTTACAGGATATTTCAAAAAAGATAGTAGCTATTTCAGACAGTATAAATGACATTTCCCAGCAGATAAATCTTTTGTCATTGAACGCTTCTATAGAAGCTGCCAGGGCAGGAATATCAGGCAGCGGATTCGTAGTGGTAGCCAACGAGATTAAGAAACTTGCGGGTGAGACATCATCCTTCTCGAAAGAGATTGTAGAACTGGTGGACAGGATTGCAAAAAGCATTAAAAGTGCCTCCGAGTTAATGGAAGGTACGGTTAAAAAAATGGGTATGGAAAAGGAGATAACAGATGAAGCCCAGAAGGGCATAGGCAGTATAACCAGTTCTATAAATGAGATTCAAAATTTAATTGATACTATATCAGAAAGCTTAAAAACCCAAAGCCTTGCTACTGAACAGATGACTAACAATATCCAGGAAGTGGCCAATTTCTCGACATCCCTGGCAGATACTATGAAAACCATTGAGAGTATCTTAAATGAACAGAGGGAATATATAAAAACCAATACCCGGTCTTCGCTTTCCCTTTTAAATACCGTAAATGAATTGGAAAAATTCAGCCGTTCCTTTGATGATACATTGGGCAAAATGCTGCTAAAGGTTGCAGAAAGTTTTTCAGAAATTTATGCCCGGGAAAAGGAACAAATGGATGTAGGTCGGCTAAAAGAGGTAATAAAAAAATATGGTGTAACCACGATCTGTGTTACCGATGAGGACGGTGTGATTATTTTAAGTAATCAAGAAAATGAGATCGGTTTTAGGTTCCCTGATGATGAGAAAACCCAGGCAGGAGAGTTTAGAAAGATTTTGAAGGATAGAAACCTCAAGGTTGTTCAAAAGCTTCAAAAAAGGAGCATCGACGGGAGGATATATAAATATGTAGGGGTAAGCAGGACGGACCAGAAGGGGATAATCCAGGCTGCCCTTAGTATAGATGATATCTTCAATTTGACAATATAG
- a CDS encoding 6-bladed beta-propeller — protein sequence MKKGLAAFLAVIILLSLFAAGCGKKDEVPPADNVPPVEDETPSADDKPSGGDTSSPPEEPGYTFKADLILYGVPDKMLGYPINLKVGNDSIFVIDLYSTDGLIKRFNLRGEFIKKFGKMTEGLQLPADLTIDNAGNLYIADMDARCIWIYDTNGLLKDYIKPEEGEEDLFLPRSIDIDSEGNLITLSFDKIWKISPKGKVLAKYGSRGEGKGQLGAEGSEFYIGPSGIAVDGNDNIYVADTINNRIQILDRGGKFLKEINNDDVKGLFTQLMDIAVDSEGNIYITDASSYYIIKLNRDGEVLERIGGMGRQKGKFGTIGDNYGYYGPTALSISPDDFIYAVDSYNHRVQAFKASGEFIYALDSESDRGVFIYPNNIFADREGNIYVVNGDMYLDDPLNFRAIRFNSKGELVFQFVSGYNMGKFANPQAIAVNSKGNVYILDLDMIQVFSSRGQFLTSFGGRGTAPGDFGVVYSYSFQIGPSGMTIGPEDSILVADKYNDRVQKLTYNGEPIEEYSVPKPQDVAVDRIGNIYVLSAEDGTVYKFNSVGQYEDKFGGTESEPGVGIGYEGGEKLGPYGIACDSQGNVYVSDTYNHRILKFSSDGEFIKMYGSYGHDDDQFAYPKGIYIDNEDNLYVADYGNHRIMRFKLER from the coding sequence GTGAAGAAAGGCCTTGCGGCATTTCTGGCAGTAATTATACTTTTATCGCTCTTTGCAGCAGGTTGCGGCAAAAAAGACGAAGTACCCCCGGCAGATAATGTACCACCTGTAGAGGACGAAACGCCATCAGCGGACGATAAGCCTTCAGGAGGCGATACATCGAGCCCACCGGAAGAACCGGGATATACCTTTAAGGCAGACCTGATCCTCTATGGAGTCCCCGATAAAATGCTGGGTTATCCTATAAATTTAAAAGTTGGAAATGACAGCATATTTGTTATAGACCTCTATTCTACCGATGGATTAATTAAGAGGTTTAATTTAAGGGGGGAATTTATAAAAAAGTTCGGTAAGATGACGGAAGGGCTCCAACTGCCCGCGGATCTTACCATTGATAATGCCGGCAATCTATATATAGCAGATATGGATGCCAGGTGTATATGGATTTATGATACTAATGGCCTTCTTAAAGATTATATCAAACCGGAAGAAGGGGAGGAAGACCTGTTTTTGCCCAGGAGCATAGATATTGATTCAGAAGGCAATTTGATAACACTCAGTTTTGATAAGATATGGAAAATAAGTCCGAAAGGTAAAGTGCTGGCTAAATACGGCAGCCGCGGGGAAGGCAAAGGTCAGCTAGGGGCTGAAGGTTCTGAATTCTATATAGGCCCCAGCGGTATAGCTGTAGACGGCAATGACAATATATATGTGGCAGATACTATTAACAACAGGATACAGATCCTTGACAGGGGAGGTAAGTTCCTTAAAGAAATAAATAACGATGATGTAAAAGGCCTCTTTACTCAGCTTATGGATATTGCAGTAGATTCTGAGGGCAACATCTATATTACCGATGCCTCTTCGTATTACATTATAAAATTGAACAGAGACGGAGAGGTCTTGGAGAGGATTGGAGGCATGGGGAGGCAAAAGGGGAAATTCGGAACCATTGGAGATAATTATGGATACTATGGACCTACAGCCCTTTCAATAAGCCCTGATGACTTCATCTATGCAGTAGATTCATATAATCACAGGGTTCAGGCGTTTAAGGCTTCCGGGGAATTCATCTATGCCCTGGATTCTGAGAGCGACAGAGGTGTCTTCATTTATCCGAACAATATATTTGCTGATAGAGAAGGGAATATCTATGTGGTTAATGGCGATATGTATCTGGATGACCCGTTGAATTTCAGGGCTATCAGATTTAATTCTAAAGGCGAACTGGTCTTCCAGTTCGTGAGCGGATATAATATGGGCAAATTTGCTAACCCTCAGGCTATAGCCGTTAATTCGAAGGGCAACGTATATATCCTTGATCTGGATATGATACAGGTATTCAGTTCCAGAGGTCAGTTTCTTACAAGCTTTGGCGGAAGGGGAACGGCCCCCGGTGATTTTGGTGTGGTTTATTCCTATTCCTTCCAAATAGGCCCTTCGGGCATGACGATAGGGCCTGAAGATAGTATACTAGTTGCAGATAAATATAATGACAGGGTCCAAAAACTTACCTATAACGGAGAGCCCATAGAAGAGTATTCGGTACCGAAGCCTCAAGATGTGGCCGTTGACAGGATAGGCAATATATATGTTTTAAGTGCCGAAGACGGCACTGTATATAAATTTAACAGCGTGGGGCAGTATGAAGATAAATTTGGGGGAACGGAGAGCGAACCGGGTGTAGGTATCGGCTATGAAGGCGGTGAAAAACTGGGGCCTTACGGTATTGCCTGTGATAGTCAGGGTAATGTTTATGTATCTGATACCTATAACCACAGGATTTTGAAATTTTCTTCCGATGGCGAGTTCATAAAAATGTACGGTTCTTACGGTCACGATGATGATCAGTTTGCTTATCCTAAGGGGATCTATATCGATAATGAAGATAATCTCTATGTGGCCGATTACGGGAATCACCGGATAATGAGGTTTAAACTGGAACGGTAA
- a CDS encoding zinc metallopeptidase, which translates to MPFFFWDSTMIIVLPALLLAMYAQAKVSGTFQKYLRVPASCGLTGAQVARRLLDQNGLYDVSIEMIRGHLSDHYDPRKKVLRLSQDVYSGTSVASLGVAAHETGHAIQHDVGYIPLGIRNSIFPVASIGSQMAFPLFLMGLLFRAESLMFIGILAFTAAVLFQVVTLPVEFNASSRAIEALEAGGFITRAEVGPAKRVLSAAALTYVAATFMAIMQLIRLLALAGMFQRRD; encoded by the coding sequence ATGCCCTTCTTTTTCTGGGATTCAACCATGATAATAGTTTTACCGGCCCTTCTTCTGGCTATGTATGCACAGGCTAAGGTCAGCGGTACTTTTCAAAAATACCTGCGGGTGCCCGCATCCTGCGGTTTGACGGGTGCCCAGGTGGCGAGAAGGCTCCTGGACCAAAACGGCCTTTACGATGTCTCTATAGAAATGATAAGGGGTCATCTTTCAGACCATTATGACCCCAGGAAAAAGGTTTTACGGCTGTCTCAGGATGTTTACAGTGGCACTTCCGTGGCTTCCCTGGGGGTTGCCGCCCACGAAACGGGCCATGCTATACAGCACGATGTAGGGTACATCCCTCTGGGAATAAGGAATTCCATATTCCCTGTAGCCAGCATAGGTTCCCAGATGGCTTTCCCGCTTTTCCTGATGGGTTTATTATTCCGCGCAGAATCCCTGATGTTTATAGGTATCCTCGCTTTTACCGCTGCCGTTTTGTTCCAGGTTGTAACCCTGCCTGTTGAATTCAATGCCAGCAGCAGAGCTATAGAAGCCCTTGAAGCAGGGGGATTTATCACAAGGGCAGAGGTCGGACCTGCGAAAAGGGTTTTATCGGCGGCAGCCCTGACCTATGTTGCTGCGACCTTCATGGCAATAATGCAGCTGATTCGGCTCCTTGCCCTGGCAGGAATGTTTCAGAGAAGGGATTAA
- a CDS encoding regulatory iron-sulfur-containing complex subunit RicT — MYTVVGVRFKKAGKIYYFDPEDIELKPGDFVIVETARGIEYGEVVTNPKRVPEDEVVSPLKKVIRKASYEDYLKVKENEENAEKAFDICLKKIEKHGLDMKLVDVEYTFDNSKIIFYFTSEGRVDFRELVKDLASVFRTRIELRQIGVRDEAKMLGGLGPCGRDICCASFLGEFDPVSIRMAKSQNLSLNPGKISGLCGRLMCCLRFECDAYECIREQLPDPGSHVITPEGEGVVVDTSVVKGSVSVKLKTTEKVKEFSLKEIDEKIEGENDL; from the coding sequence AAAGCCTGGAGATTTCGTTATCGTAGAAACGGCAAGGGGGATAGAATACGGAGAAGTCGTTACAAATCCCAAAAGGGTGCCGGAAGATGAAGTCGTATCACCCCTCAAGAAGGTAATAAGAAAGGCAAGCTATGAGGATTACCTTAAGGTCAAGGAAAATGAAGAAAATGCAGAAAAAGCATTTGATATATGCCTTAAAAAAATCGAAAAACACGGCCTTGACATGAAGCTGGTTGATGTGGAATATACCTTTGACAACAGCAAGATTATCTTCTATTTTACATCAGAGGGGAGGGTTGACTTTAGGGAGCTGGTTAAAGACCTGGCTTCCGTTTTCAGGACCCGGATAGAACTCCGTCAAATAGGGGTGAGGGATGAAGCCAAGATGTTGGGCGGATTGGGGCCGTGCGGCAGGGATATCTGCTGTGCCAGTTTTTTAGGGGAATTCGACCCTGTATCTATCAGGATGGCCAAATCCCAGAATCTTTCCCTGAACCCGGGAAAGATTTCAGGGCTGTGCGGCAGGCTGATGTGCTGCCTTAGATTTGAATGTGATGCATATGAGTGTATCAGGGAACAGCTTCCCGATCCTGGAAGCCATGTAATAACCCCCGAAGGGGAAGGTGTTGTAGTTGATACCAGTGTGGTTAAGGGAAGTGTATCCGTTAAGCTAAAAACGACAGAAAAGGTTAAGGAATTTTCTCTAAAAGAGATAGATGAGAAAATAGAGGGCGAAAATGATTTATAA